In Nonomuraea sp. NBC_00507, the following are encoded in one genomic region:
- a CDS encoding SGNH/GDSL hydrolase family protein, producing the protein MFRYTRLRSVQRVTATATAVLGACATLITTGAGTAAAAGTGVSNAIGARYVALGDSYASGYGIDGVENAACDRSRSGYPFILRSAYKSQSFTSVACSGATTRSIWNAYSGQAPQIKALKPDTSLVTLTLGGNDIGFAELVITCATVAATQPTGDPCREKFQQGGTDKILSRIDALKPRIASVLVDIKRKSPKATIALVGYPSLVPDSGKSCRSPQVPFADGDFAYLRNITKRLNSALAEQARKAGVVYVDTYTPTIGYDMCRAQGRVIEPLFTADGRVAPAAAHPNLLGTLGMSAIVKKTLDKLPG; encoded by the coding sequence ATGTTCCGCTATACCCGCTTGCGATCCGTCCAGCGCGTGACCGCGACGGCGACCGCTGTGCTCGGCGCCTGTGCCACGCTCATCACCACCGGGGCGGGAACCGCCGCAGCCGCCGGAACCGGTGTGAGCAACGCGATCGGCGCGCGGTACGTCGCGCTCGGCGATTCCTACGCCTCCGGTTATGGCATCGACGGCGTGGAGAACGCGGCGTGCGACCGTTCCAGGAGCGGCTACCCGTTCATCCTGCGCAGTGCGTACAAGTCGCAGAGTTTCACAAGCGTCGCGTGCAGCGGCGCCACCACCCGCAGCATCTGGAACGCGTACAGCGGCCAGGCTCCCCAGATCAAGGCGCTCAAGCCGGACACCAGCCTGGTCACACTGACCCTCGGCGGGAATGACATCGGCTTCGCGGAACTCGTCATCACGTGCGCCACGGTCGCGGCCACGCAGCCGACCGGCGACCCCTGCCGCGAGAAGTTCCAGCAGGGCGGCACCGACAAGATCCTCTCTCGCATCGACGCGCTGAAGCCGCGGATCGCCTCGGTGTTGGTGGACATCAAGAGAAAGAGTCCGAAGGCCACGATCGCGCTGGTCGGTTACCCCTCGCTGGTGCCGGACAGCGGCAAGAGCTGCCGTTCGCCTCAGGTGCCCTTCGCCGACGGGGACTTCGCCTACCTGCGCAACATCACCAAGAGGCTCAACAGCGCGCTCGCCGAACAGGCTCGCAAGGCCGGCGTCGTCTACGTCGACACCTACACGCCGACCATCGGCTACGACATGTGCCGGGCACAGGGGCGCGTGATCGAGCCGCTGTTCACCGCCGACGGCCGTGTTGCGCCGGCTGCCGCCCACCCGAACCTCCTGGGCACCCTCGGCATGTCGGCCATCGTCAAAAAGACACTGGACAAGCTCCCCGGCTGA
- a CDS encoding alpha/beta fold hydrolase, giving the protein MTSPTVILVHGAFAESASWNGVITHLHEHDLNVIAVANPLRSLAGDADIVAGLVASIAGPVVLAGHSYGGQVISNAVRDQEQVKALVFVAAFAPEQGESIAELSGRFPGSTLGETLNAVALPDGSTDLYIRQERYHQQFAADLPAGRAALDAVTQRPLNDRALQDTSDAPAWRQLPSWFIYPELDFNIPLAAHRFMAERAGARERVEIAGASHALPASQPGAVAELIMQAVKAIA; this is encoded by the coding sequence ATGACCTCGCCCACCGTCATCCTCGTCCACGGCGCCTTCGCCGAATCCGCCAGCTGGAACGGCGTCATCACCCACCTGCACGAGCACGACCTGAACGTGATCGCCGTCGCCAACCCGCTGCGCAGCCTGGCCGGCGACGCCGACATCGTGGCCGGCCTGGTGGCCTCGATCGCCGGCCCAGTCGTACTGGCCGGCCATTCCTACGGCGGCCAGGTCATTTCCAACGCCGTACGCGACCAGGAACAGGTCAAAGCGCTGGTGTTCGTAGCCGCGTTCGCACCCGAGCAAGGCGAGAGCATCGCCGAGCTCAGCGGCCGCTTCCCCGGCAGCACGCTCGGCGAGACGCTGAACGCGGTCGCGCTGCCGGATGGCAGCACCGATCTGTACATCCGTCAGGAGCGCTACCACCAGCAGTTCGCGGCCGACCTGCCGGCCGGGCGAGCCGCGCTGGACGCCGTCACCCAGCGGCCGCTGAACGACCGGGCGCTGCAGGACACCTCCGACGCACCGGCCTGGCGGCAGCTACCGTCCTGGTTCATCTATCCCGAGCTGGACTTCAACATCCCGCTGGCCGCGCACCGGTTCATGGCTGAACGCGCCGGTGCCCGCGAGCGAGTGGAGATCGCCGGCGCCTCACACGCACTACCCGCCTCCCAGCCCGGCGCCGTCGCCGAACTCATCATGCAAGCCGTCAAAGCCATCGCTTGA
- a CDS encoding nuclear transport factor 2 family protein: MEAGTKTLTPTESTNRRTVAEIYSALATGNMETVLERLAPDIKWTVVPGDQTGGTYYGPELVLREALAPLAAVWADFEMTPFEFTAVGDKLFVVGESRGVHRASGKVGTARFVHVWHLRDGIAYRFESVSDTHAMWRATR, translated from the coding sequence ATGGAAGCCGGGACGAAGACCCTCACTCCGACAGAATCGACCAACCGCCGGACCGTCGCCGAGATCTACTCGGCGCTGGCCACGGGCAACATGGAGACAGTTCTCGAGCGCCTGGCACCGGACATCAAGTGGACGGTGGTCCCCGGCGATCAGACCGGTGGCACTTACTACGGTCCGGAGCTCGTTCTCCGCGAGGCGTTGGCGCCGCTTGCCGCCGTCTGGGCAGACTTCGAGATGACCCCGTTCGAGTTCACTGCCGTCGGCGACAAGCTCTTCGTCGTGGGCGAGTCCCGGGGCGTGCACCGGGCGAGCGGCAAGGTGGGGACGGCCAGGTTCGTCCACGTCTGGCATCTGCGGGATGGGATCGCGTACCGGTTCGAGAGCGTCTCCGACACTCACGCTATGTGGCGTGCCACGCGGTAG
- a CDS encoding alpha/beta hydrolase — protein MQRKPVLEPAAQAFAEATAAPPYLFDVDPADGRKAVDEAQSPEIEVPGTSKEILTVAGELTVSVFRPAAAAGSLPVIIYVHGAGWVFGNDHTHGRLARELALGVGAAVVFVNYSASPEARYPVAIEQIHTAARWVVEHGAGHGLDASRMAVAGDSVGGNMAIALTLMAEQDGAIGLAAQVLFYPVTDAAFDTGSYRQFAEGYFLRRDGMRWFWDQYTTDPDQRAQITASPLRAGTDQLASLPPALVITAEADVLRDEGEAYADKLRAAGVAVTAVRYQGIIHDFVMLNALRDTHAAEGAIRQAVDFLSTALNTHQEQS, from the coding sequence ATGCAGCGTAAGCCCGTACTCGAACCTGCCGCGCAGGCCTTCGCCGAGGCGACCGCGGCGCCGCCCTACCTGTTCGACGTCGATCCCGCCGACGGCCGCAAGGCCGTGGATGAGGCCCAGAGCCCGGAGATCGAGGTGCCCGGCACCAGCAAAGAGATCCTCACGGTCGCCGGCGAGCTGACGGTGAGCGTGTTCCGGCCGGCAGCCGCCGCCGGCTCGCTCCCTGTGATCATCTACGTGCACGGCGCCGGCTGGGTGTTCGGCAACGATCACACCCACGGCCGGCTGGCCCGTGAGCTGGCTCTCGGCGTCGGTGCGGCGGTGGTGTTCGTCAACTACAGCGCCTCTCCCGAGGCCCGCTACCCGGTGGCGATCGAGCAGATCCACACCGCCGCGCGCTGGGTGGTCGAGCACGGCGCCGGCCACGGCCTGGACGCCTCCCGGATGGCGGTGGCCGGAGACTCGGTCGGTGGGAACATGGCCATCGCCCTCACCCTGATGGCCGAACAAGATGGCGCGATCGGGTTGGCGGCGCAAGTGCTGTTCTACCCGGTCACCGACGCCGCCTTCGACACCGGCTCCTATCGGCAGTTCGCCGAGGGCTACTTCCTGCGCCGCGACGGCATGCGCTGGTTCTGGGACCAGTACACCACCGACCCTGACCAGCGCGCGCAGATCACCGCCTCACCGCTGCGAGCCGGCACCGACCAGCTCGCCAGCCTACCGCCGGCGCTGGTGATCACCGCCGAGGCCGACGTGCTACGTGACGAGGGTGAAGCCTACGCCGACAAGCTACGCGCGGCCGGCGTCGCCGTCACCGCCGTGCGCTACCAGGGCATCATCCACGACTTCGTGATGCTCAACGCCCTGCGCGACACCCACGCCGCCGAAGGCGCCATCCGCCAAGCCGTCGATTTCCTTTCCACCGCGCTGAACACCCACCAGGAGCAGTCATGA
- a CDS encoding sensor histidine kinase, protein MIGRTRSIVTLAEVLERYLAEWSECTGIAVEIWALPSTGVPSRVSSCVMAAMREALSNVERHSRAKTVSIAVTSGEGGVRLTVSDNGQGFPRPASGRGIARMRMAFAEAGGSLSVNSVLGEGTTVTGVVPRRS, encoded by the coding sequence ATGATCGGCCGCACGAGGTCGATCGTCACGCTCGCCGAGGTACTCGAGCGCTATCTGGCCGAGTGGTCCGAGTGCACGGGCATCGCTGTCGAGATTTGGGCCCTGCCGTCCACCGGCGTGCCGTCACGCGTGTCGAGCTGCGTCATGGCCGCGATGCGCGAAGCCCTGTCAAATGTCGAACGGCACAGCCGGGCCAAGACCGTGTCCATCGCCGTGACGTCGGGCGAGGGCGGAGTGCGCCTGACGGTCAGCGACAACGGCCAAGGCTTTCCCAGACCCGCGTCCGGGCGGGGGATCGCGCGGATGCGGATGGCGTTCGCCGAGGCCGGCGGCAGCCTGTCGGTCAACAGCGTCCTAGGCGAGGGCACCACGGTGACCGGGGTGGTGCCCAGGCGTAGTTGA
- a CDS encoding alpha/beta fold hydrolase, protein MRVEVNGIGLEVQVSGEGPVVLLVHGYPDTHTLWRHQVVALNAAGYRTIAPDLRGFGASGKPQDVAGYDLALHVGDLLGILDHFDVRRAHLVGHDWGATLAQLTAIAAPTRVTSLACLSVGHPGSVGSAGLEQREKSWYFLLFQFLGIAEEWLSRDDFTNMRDWLSTHPEPDEVIDRMRDPRALTAGLAIYRKGVPPEMLLGRPTDIPPIPVPTMGVWSGGDRYLTEESMTGTAAHVTGSWRYERLDGIGHWMPLEAPEEVNRLLLDFLSLQQPRPAAG, encoded by the coding sequence ATGCGTGTAGAGGTCAACGGAATCGGTCTCGAGGTCCAGGTCAGCGGGGAGGGCCCGGTGGTCCTCCTCGTGCATGGCTACCCGGACACCCACACGCTCTGGCGCCACCAGGTGGTCGCGCTCAACGCCGCCGGATACCGTACGATCGCCCCCGATCTGCGCGGCTTCGGCGCCTCCGGCAAACCGCAGGACGTGGCCGGCTACGATCTGGCCCTGCACGTCGGTGACCTGCTGGGCATCCTCGACCACTTCGATGTACGGCGGGCACACCTGGTCGGCCACGACTGGGGAGCCACCCTCGCGCAACTGACCGCCATCGCGGCGCCCACCAGGGTCACCAGTCTCGCCTGCCTGTCGGTCGGCCATCCCGGCTCCGTTGGGTCGGCCGGCCTGGAACAGCGGGAGAAGTCCTGGTACTTCCTGCTGTTCCAGTTCCTGGGGATCGCCGAGGAGTGGCTGAGCCGGGACGACTTCACGAATATGCGCGACTGGCTGTCCACCCACCCGGAACCCGACGAGGTCATCGACCGCATGCGCGATCCCCGGGCATTGACGGCGGGACTGGCGATCTACCGCAAGGGCGTGCCGCCGGAGATGCTGCTTGGCAGACCTACCGACATACCGCCCATCCCCGTACCCACCATGGGCGTGTGGAGCGGCGGCGACCGCTATCTCACCGAGGAATCCATGACCGGCACCGCCGCGCACGTCACTGGGTCGTGGCGTTATGAGCGCCTGGACGGCATCGGTCACTGGATGCCGCTCGAAGCCCCCGAAGAGGTCAACAGGCTGCTGTTGGATTTCCTCTCGCTCCAGCAGCCACGTCCGGCCGCCGGATGA
- a CDS encoding zinc-binding dehydrogenase produces MRKFGGPEELVAEETPDPVPGAGQVLVEVAVSGITYVETLVRSGKAPMPLPTLPVIPGNGVAGTVVAVGPGADTALIGRRVATTTGGSGGYAEKVAVNAVSAIPIPDLLGFQDAVGLVNDGRTALGIARAVAPKTGEWVLIGAAGGGVGSLLIQVAKRADARVVATASSEAKLDLAGRRGADVSIDYSRPGWAERVREATGGAGVDVACDAIGGDIGRATFDLVAPGGRFIAFGVGSGTLTQVSEEEAAARGVTLVPMGAAFPSPTVMQELSVQALADGAAGWLRPAIGQTFPLERAADAHAAIAARAALGKTLLIT; encoded by the coding sequence TTGAGAAAGTTCGGTGGGCCTGAGGAACTGGTCGCCGAGGAGACCCCGGACCCTGTGCCGGGTGCAGGACAGGTCTTGGTGGAGGTGGCGGTCAGCGGCATCACGTATGTGGAGACGCTGGTGCGGTCAGGCAAGGCCCCCATGCCGCTGCCCACGCTGCCCGTCATTCCGGGCAACGGCGTCGCGGGTACGGTCGTGGCGGTGGGACCGGGCGCCGACACCGCGCTGATCGGGCGGCGCGTGGCCACCACGACCGGCGGGTCCGGCGGCTATGCGGAGAAGGTCGCCGTGAACGCAGTCTCGGCCATTCCCATCCCGGACCTGCTCGGCTTCCAGGACGCGGTGGGCCTGGTGAACGACGGGCGCACGGCCTTGGGGATCGCCCGCGCCGTCGCGCCGAAGACCGGGGAATGGGTTCTGATCGGGGCCGCGGGCGGAGGCGTGGGCAGCCTGCTGATCCAGGTGGCCAAGCGAGCCGATGCGCGGGTGGTGGCCACCGCGAGCTCCGAAGCCAAGCTCGACCTCGCCGGCCGGCGGGGTGCTGACGTCTCGATCGACTACAGCCGGCCAGGATGGGCGGAGCGCGTACGGGAGGCGACCGGAGGCGCGGGCGTGGACGTCGCGTGCGACGCGATCGGCGGCGACATCGGACGCGCCACCTTCGACCTGGTCGCACCGGGCGGCCGGTTCATCGCGTTCGGCGTGGGCAGCGGGACGCTGACCCAGGTCTCCGAGGAGGAGGCCGCCGCGCGGGGCGTCACTCTGGTGCCGATGGGCGCGGCGTTCCCATCGCCCACGGTCATGCAGGAGCTGTCCGTGCAGGCGCTGGCCGATGGCGCCGCGGGGTGGCTGCGACCGGCCATCGGGCAGACGTTCCCGCTGGAGCGGGCCGCCGACGCCCATGCCGCCATCGCAGCGCGTGCGGCACTGGGCAAGACTCTGCTGATCACCTGA
- a CDS encoding ATP-binding protein: MLSGTTKKSGLLGPQLQTAREAAFVGRKEELTAFGSALYGGGSSVLFVHGPGGIGKSALMRRLAGEAAVAGRSVITVDGRTIEASPEAFEAEAGPVLRDRRAVLMVDTFERIQGLEGWLRERFLPRLPLGALVVVAGRIPPDAAWRADPAWAGAVTVLPLRELASEEARALVDTRGVAVDLQEPLLAFAGGHPLALSLAAAVAVKDRQASQRWRPNQDVVATLLDQLVGEVPSLAHRQVLEACAHAYTTTEDLLRAVVPGDVGPLFSWLRQLPFIEPCRLGLYPHDVAREVLETDLRWRDPQGHAAMHQRIRAFLTDSVRTVPDTDVLPAVGSLFFLSRDNPMTSGPYHWRGHGEVHEDVFRPEDLDTLVRLAGVAESEESAAVAAFWAARRPEAFRLYRRTETGEPVAFDAWLRLEEPREHELAADPIAAAAWAHVRTTAPLRAGEHLAISRYWALPGYRDNSPVMDLIQWRMIAHCLRDGRMAWSCLAVRGPDESRSSYLRHYDMHDIAERPRLGADTYGMFVHDWRAVPAHAWLERLDRLPAAGPQEHADMQRAGLAVLSQEEFAQAVRAALRHLFQPGALAASPLAQHSRLITGHSSSDPAEALRDLLEQAIESLRDEPRASKPHRALDMTFLRDAPTQEVAAERLDLPFTTYRRHLTAGIERICADLWHRELHGSRTTAHGQEPARK, encoded by the coding sequence ATGCTTTCGGGGACGACGAAGAAGTCCGGGCTGCTCGGGCCACAACTGCAGACCGCTCGTGAGGCGGCGTTCGTGGGCCGAAAGGAGGAACTGACCGCTTTCGGCTCGGCCTTGTATGGCGGCGGCTCAAGCGTGCTGTTCGTGCACGGTCCCGGCGGGATCGGCAAGTCGGCGTTGATGCGGCGGCTCGCCGGTGAGGCGGCGGTGGCGGGCAGGTCCGTGATCACGGTCGACGGACGCACCATCGAGGCCTCGCCGGAGGCTTTCGAGGCCGAGGCCGGTCCGGTGCTGCGCGATCGACGCGCGGTCTTGATGGTCGACACCTTTGAGCGGATCCAGGGTCTGGAGGGCTGGCTACGCGAGCGCTTCCTGCCCAGGTTGCCGCTGGGGGCGTTGGTCGTGGTGGCCGGCCGGATACCACCGGATGCGGCCTGGCGGGCCGATCCGGCCTGGGCGGGCGCGGTGACGGTGTTGCCGCTGCGTGAGCTGGCGTCCGAAGAGGCCCGGGCGCTGGTGGACACCCGCGGGGTGGCGGTCGATCTGCAAGAGCCCTTGCTGGCGTTCGCGGGCGGTCATCCGCTGGCGTTGTCGCTGGCCGCGGCGGTGGCGGTCAAGGACCGGCAGGCCAGCCAACGGTGGCGGCCGAACCAGGACGTGGTGGCGACGCTGCTGGATCAGCTGGTCGGCGAGGTGCCCTCGTTGGCTCATCGGCAGGTGCTGGAGGCGTGCGCCCATGCGTACACGACCACCGAGGACCTGCTGCGCGCGGTCGTGCCAGGGGATGTGGGGCCGCTGTTCTCCTGGCTGCGGCAGCTGCCGTTCATCGAGCCGTGCAGGCTCGGGCTCTATCCGCACGATGTGGCACGTGAGGTGCTGGAGACCGATCTGCGATGGCGCGACCCGCAAGGGCACGCGGCGATGCATCAGCGCATCCGCGCCTTTCTCACCGACAGCGTACGAACTGTCCCTGACACCGACGTGCTCCCGGCGGTCGGGTCGCTGTTCTTCCTGAGCCGCGACAACCCGATGACCTCCGGGCCCTACCACTGGCGGGGGCATGGAGAGGTTCATGAGGACGTGTTCCGTCCTGAGGACCTCGACACGCTGGTGCGGCTGGCGGGCGTCGCGGAAAGCGAGGAGTCGGCGGCCGTGGCGGCGTTCTGGGCCGCACGCCGGCCCGAGGCCTTCCGCCTCTACCGGCGGACCGAGACAGGGGAGCCGGTCGCCTTCGACGCATGGCTGCGTCTGGAAGAGCCCCGCGAACACGAGCTCGCGGCCGATCCGATCGCGGCCGCGGCCTGGGCGCACGTCCGCACCACCGCTCCGCTACGGGCCGGCGAACACCTGGCGATCAGCCGTTACTGGGCCCTGCCCGGATATCGCGACAATTCGCCGGTGATGGATCTGATTCAATGGCGTATGATCGCCCACTGTCTCCGAGACGGGCGCATGGCCTGGTCGTGCCTGGCGGTCCGCGGCCCGGACGAGTCCAGGTCGTCCTACCTTCGGCACTATGACATGCACGACATCGCCGAACGGCCACGGCTGGGCGCGGACACCTACGGCATGTTCGTTCACGACTGGCGCGCGGTACCCGCGCATGCCTGGCTGGAGCGGCTGGACCGGTTACCTGCCGCCGGACCGCAAGAGCACGCGGACATGCAGCGGGCCGGGCTCGCGGTGCTGTCCCAGGAGGAGTTCGCGCAGGCCGTCCGCGCGGCGCTGCGCCATCTGTTCCAGCCCGGAGCGCTGGCCGCCAGCCCGCTCGCGCAGCACAGCCGGCTCATCACCGGGCACTCGTCGTCCGATCCCGCCGAAGCACTACGCGACCTCCTTGAGCAGGCGATCGAGAGCCTGCGCGACGAGCCGCGTGCGTCCAAGCCGCACCGCGCCCTGGATATGACCTTCCTCCGCGACGCCCCCACCCAGGAGGTCGCCGCCGAACGGCTCGACCTGCCGTTCACCACCTATCGCCGCCACCTGACCGCCGGGATCGAACGCATCTGTGCGGATCTGTGGCACCGCGAACTCCACGGATCGCGAACGACGGCTCATGGACAGGAACCAGCCAGAAAATGA
- a CDS encoding nitroreductase/quinone reductase family protein, which translates to MPSDVNQQIIDEFRSNHGQVGGPFENMRLLLLTTGRAWTGVRHTTPLNFLPDGERFLVIASGGSAGVDPDWYHNLLADPEVTIETGVYIYRARATELRGEEREALFARAVEADAGWAVYQAEAARILPVIALEPIDGGPAADKLGDALVAIHGSFRRELALIRKEVAESGPRFGTQLRINCLTMCQELHRHHSREDGSVFPALGARHPDLGPALERLSAEHVVIDELLNQLKALLSREEPDREMLLSEVDRLIKELVAHLDYEEERIASLLNAGI; encoded by the coding sequence ATGCCGAGCGACGTCAACCAGCAGATCATCGACGAGTTCCGCTCCAACCATGGCCAGGTCGGCGGCCCCTTCGAGAACATGAGGCTGCTCCTGCTGACGACCGGCCGGGCCTGGACGGGGGTCCGGCACACCACCCCGCTGAACTTCCTGCCGGACGGTGAACGCTTTCTCGTCATCGCCTCGGGTGGAAGCGCGGGGGTTGATCCGGACTGGTACCACAACCTGCTCGCCGATCCCGAGGTCACCATCGAGACCGGCGTGTACATCTACCGAGCGAGGGCGACGGAGTTGCGGGGCGAGGAACGGGAGGCGTTGTTCGCCCGTGCAGTGGAGGCGGATGCCGGCTGGGCCGTCTACCAGGCCGAAGCCGCCAGGATCCTGCCCGTGATCGCCCTGGAGCCAATCGACGGCGGCCCAGCCGCCGACAAGCTCGGCGACGCCCTCGTGGCGATCCATGGCTCGTTCCGCAGAGAACTGGCCTTGATCCGCAAGGAGGTCGCCGAGTCGGGGCCACGCTTCGGGACGCAGTTGCGCATCAACTGCCTGACCATGTGCCAGGAGCTCCACCGCCATCACTCGAGGGAGGACGGGAGCGTCTTCCCCGCCCTTGGTGCGCGGCATCCGGATCTCGGTCCGGCGCTGGAGCGGCTGAGCGCCGAGCACGTCGTGATCGACGAGCTCCTCAATCAGCTCAAGGCCCTGCTGTCCCGCGAGGAGCCGGATCGGGAGATGCTTCTGAGCGAGGTCGACCGGCTCATCAAGGAGCTCGTGGCTCATTTGGACTACGAGGAGGAGCGCATCGCCTCGCTGCTGAACGCCGGGATATAG
- a CDS encoding ATP-binding protein, with product MHSGDEQNFALLGRRLQAAREQAFVGRQEELTAFGSALHGGGVVYVHGPGGVGKSALMRRFAQEAATAGRPVTVLDGRTLQPSPTAFEAEAGPALLDERTVLLIDTFERIQGLEGWLRERFLPRLPLGATVVVAGRNPPDMLWQADPGWTDSLRVIPLRDLGPEDAAALLDTRGVAADLREPLLAFAGGHPLALSLGAAVAIKDRAASSRWTPTQDVVATLLDQLVGDVPSDAHRHALEVCAHAYMTTEDLLRAVLPENAASLFAWLRRLPFVESSGLGLFPHDVVREVLEADLRWRDARGYADMHHRIHAHLAAQIRTAADSDVLAAVGSLFFLHRGIGSTAEFHTWRGEGEVYEDAFRPEDTEALVRLAAEVDGEESAAGVAFWTGRQPGAFRLYRRTETGELVGLCSWVRLDEPRSEEAAADPITAAAWANARAIAPLRPGEHLAVGRTWVREPYQGMSPVMDLIQWRAIAYCLRADRMAWSFMAMPSEGPMRDYLRHYDMHDIGEHAWLDDTDYALFAHDWRATPVQSWLDRLNRLLLTGAQDVPAIPAPELAVLSQAEFTDAVRKALRHLFRPAELSTSPLTRSRLVAEHPVSDPAEALRLLLDQAVDDLGGDPRATKFQRAVDVTYRRGAPTQEAAAERLDLPFTTYRRHLLAGIERVAEDLWHRELYGTNQS from the coding sequence ATGCATTCGGGGGATGAGCAGAACTTCGCGCTGCTGGGGCGACGGCTGCAGGCCGCACGGGAGCAGGCTTTCGTCGGGCGGCAAGAAGAGCTCACCGCCTTCGGCTCTGCGCTGCACGGCGGCGGCGTCGTGTACGTACACGGTCCCGGCGGAGTCGGGAAGTCGGCGCTGATGCGGCGCTTCGCACAGGAGGCGGCGACCGCCGGACGGCCGGTGACGGTGCTGGACGGGCGCACGCTCCAGCCGTCGCCGACGGCCTTCGAGGCCGAGGCAGGACCGGCGCTGCTCGACGAGCGCACAGTGCTGCTGATCGACACCTTCGAGCGCATCCAAGGACTGGAGGGCTGGCTGCGCGAGCGGTTCCTGCCCCGGCTGCCGCTCGGCGCGACGGTGGTGGTGGCCGGCCGGAACCCTCCGGACATGTTGTGGCAGGCCGACCCAGGCTGGACGGACTCGCTGCGGGTCATACCGCTGCGCGATCTCGGGCCTGAGGACGCCGCGGCGCTCCTGGACACCCGCGGCGTCGCCGCCGACCTGCGCGAGCCACTGCTCGCCTTCGCCGGCGGCCACCCCCTCGCCCTGTCGCTCGGCGCCGCGGTGGCGATCAAGGATCGCGCGGCGAGCTCCCGCTGGACACCCACTCAGGATGTGGTCGCCACGCTGCTCGACCAGCTCGTCGGCGACGTACCCAGCGATGCGCACCGGCATGCGCTGGAAGTCTGCGCGCACGCCTACATGACCACCGAAGACCTGCTGCGCGCCGTCCTGCCGGAGAACGCCGCGTCCTTGTTCGCCTGGCTGCGGCGGCTGCCGTTCGTCGAGTCCAGTGGCCTCGGCCTGTTCCCGCACGACGTGGTGCGGGAAGTGCTCGAAGCCGATCTGCGCTGGCGCGACGCGCGAGGGTACGCCGACATGCACCACCGCATCCACGCCCACTTGGCCGCCCAGATCCGCACCGCGGCGGACTCCGATGTGCTGGCGGCCGTCGGCTCGCTGTTCTTCCTGCACCGCGGCATCGGATCGACGGCGGAGTTCCACACCTGGCGGGGCGAGGGCGAGGTCTACGAGGACGCGTTCCGGCCCGAGGACACCGAAGCCCTGGTGCGACTGGCCGCCGAGGTGGACGGCGAGGAGTCGGCGGCCGGTGTCGCCTTCTGGACCGGCCGCCAGCCCGGAGCGTTCCGCCTCTACCGGCGTACGGAGACCGGCGAACTGGTCGGCCTGTGCTCCTGGGTTCGTCTGGACGAACCCAGGAGCGAGGAGGCGGCGGCCGACCCGATCACTGCGGCAGCCTGGGCGAACGCCCGCGCCATCGCGCCGCTGCGACCGGGCGAGCACCTGGCCGTCGGCCGGACCTGGGTGCGCGAGCCGTACCAGGGCATGTCGCCGGTGATGGACCTGATCCAGTGGCGGGCCATCGCCTACTGCCTGCGTGCGGACCGCATGGCCTGGTCCTTCATGGCCATGCCGAGCGAGGGCCCGATGCGTGACTATCTCCGGCACTACGACATGCACGACATCGGAGAGCACGCATGGCTGGACGACACCGATTACGCCCTGTTCGCTCACGACTGGCGGGCGACGCCCGTTCAGTCCTGGCTGGACCGGCTGAATCGGCTGCTGCTGACCGGCGCGCAGGACGTTCCGGCCATCCCGGCACCCGAGCTGGCGGTGCTGTCACAAGCGGAGTTCACCGACGCCGTACGCAAGGCCCTGCGCCATCTCTTCCGGCCCGCCGAGCTGAGCACCAGCCCCCTCACCCGCAGCAGGCTCGTCGCCGAACACCCCGTTTCCGACCCGGCCGAGGCCCTGCGCCTGCTCCTCGATCAAGCCGTCGACGACCTCGGCGGAGACCCGCGCGCGACCAAGTTCCAAAGAGCCGTCGACGTGACCTACCGCCGCGGCGCCCCCACCCAGGAGGCCGCCGCCGAACGCCTCGATCTGCCCTTCACCACCTACCGCCGTCACCTGCTGGCCGGCATCGAACGCGTCGCCGAAGACCTCTGGCACCGCGAGCTCTACGGAACGAACCAGAGCTGA